The Glycine soja cultivar W05 chromosome 3, ASM419377v2, whole genome shotgun sequence genome window below encodes:
- the LOC114407069 gene encoding syntaxin-71-like — MSVIDILTRVDSICKKYDKYDVQSQRDSNLSSDDAFAKLYASVDADIEALLQKADTASKEKSKASTVAINAEIRRTKARLLEEVPKLQKLAMKKVKGLSSQEFAARNDLALALPDRIQAIPDGTPAASKQTGSWAASASRPGIKFDTDGKFDDEYFQQTEESSGFRKEYEMRKMKQDQGLDMIAEGLDTLKNMAHDMNEELDRQVPLMDEIDTKVDRASSDLKNTNVRLRDTVNQLRSSRNFCIDIVLLIIILGIAAYLYNVLKK, encoded by the exons ATGAGCGTCATCGACATTCTCACCAGAGTTGATTCCATTTGcaaaaagtacgacaaataCGACGTCCAAAGCCAAAGGGACTCCAATCTCTCCTCCGACGATGCATTCGCCAAACTCTACGCCTCCGTCGACGCCGACATTGAGGCCTTACTTCAG AAAGCAGATACCGCTTCCAAGGAGAAAAGTAAGGCATCCACTGTGGCGATCAATGCCGAGATTCGTCGAACCAAGGCTAGGTTGTTGGAGGAGGTTCCCAAGTTGCAGAAATTGGCTATGAAAAAG GTAAAGGGGCTTTCATCACAAGAATTTGCTGCCCGTAATGATTTGGCTCTTGCATTGCCGGATAGGATTCAAGCTATCCCAGATGGGACCCCTGCAGCATCCAAACAAACTGGAAGTTGGGCAGCTTCAGCCTCACGTCCTGGAATTAAATTTGATACAG ATGGGAAATTCGATGATGAATACTTCCAACAAACTGAAGAATCAAGTGGATTCAGGAAAGAGTACGAAATGCGTAAAATGAAACAG GATCAAGGTTTGGATATGATCGCAGAAGGATTGGATACTTTGAAAAACATGGCACATGATATGAATGAG GAACTGGATAGACAAGTTCCACTGATGGACGAGATTGATACTAAG GTGGACAGGGCATCTTCTGACCTTAAAAATACCAATGTTAGACTTAGAGATACAGTGAACCAG CTTCGATCCAGTCGAAACTTTTGTATTGATATTGTTTTGTTGATTATAATTTTGGGAATTGCTGCTTATTTGTACAA CGTGCTAAAGAAATGA